Genomic segment of Catenibacterium mitsuokai:
TCAGCTTATACAGCAAGGCAGATATGCAGACTGCGTTGACGAACTTATATTTAAGGTCGCAAACGCACCTGTCAAGAAGCTGAGAATTGAATATGTATAAAGTACAAATCATCTGAGCCGCTTATTCTTAACTTACTAAGAGTAGGCGGTTTTTTTGCGTTCTGCTTTCTCTGCTACTCTTACATAGCCGCCTTGACAAAGCGGCTAAATCTATGCGAAAGGAGGACGCACAAATGTCAAATTGCAAAGTAATTGCTCTGACCAATCAGAAAGGCGGTGTCGGCAAGACAACAACGGCGGTCAATCTGGGCGTGAGCTTGGCACAGCAGGGAAAGAAAGTTCTGCTTGTCGATGCGGATGCACAGGCTAACCTTACAATGTCGCTTGGCTATCCACGACCAGACGATTTACCCATCTCCCTTGCCACCATTATGCAGGACATCATTGACGATAATCCCATAGATGTTCAGAACGGTATCCTGCACCACGGTGAGGGCGTTGACTTGTTACCCTCTAACATTGAGCTGTCTGGTCTGGAAGTAAGGCTTATTAACGCTATTAGCCGTGAGCGTGTTCTAAAGACCTGTATGAGCGAGGTTAAAAAGAATTATGATTATGTGCTTATCGACTGTATGCCGAGCTTGGGGATGTTGACAATCAACGCATTAGCGGCGGCTGATAGCGTGATTATCCCCACGCAGCCGCATTATCTTTCAGCGAAAGGTCTGGAGCTGTTGCTACGCTCCGTGTCAAAAGTCAGGCGGCAAATCAACCCCCACCTGCGGATTGACGGTATCTTAATGACGATGGTAATGCCACGCACCAACATTTCTAAGGAAGTGACTGCATTGGTAAAGAGTGTATACGGTCAGAACATCAAAGTCTTTGATGCCCAGATACCGCACTCCATCCGTGCAGTTGAAGCCACGGCAGAGGGAAAAAGCATTTTCGCTTATGACAAAAACGGAAAGGTTGCCGCAGCTTATGAGCAGTTCGGAAAGGAGGTGGCAGACATTGGCGAGAAGCAAAGAAACA
This window contains:
- a CDS encoding ParA family protein; its protein translation is MSNCKVIALTNQKGGVGKTTTAVNLGVSLAQQGKKVLLVDADAQANLTMSLGYPRPDDLPISLATIMQDIIDDNPIDVQNGILHHGEGVDLLPSNIELSGLEVRLINAISRERVLKTCMSEVKKNYDYVLIDCMPSLGMLTINALAAADSVIIPTQPHYLSAKGLELLLRSVSKVRRQINPHLRIDGILMTMVMPRTNISKEVTALVKSVYGQNIKVFDAQIPHSIRAVEATAEGKSIFAYDKNGKVAAAYEQFGKEVADIGEKQRNKNRADRLR